In Metopolophium dirhodum isolate CAU chromosome 7, ASM1992520v1, whole genome shotgun sequence, one genomic interval encodes:
- the LOC132949055 gene encoding F-box only protein 9 isoform X2 encodes MDTMATTSSEDDAKVLFRKGVDYEREGFHYEATRCYKRALKLDPDVEKKIADEELVSRSMDTTDENNVSNDKSEDEYDNKEDLFLRFQRILGPLICFPARPQLTTHFSALPPELVIYIFRWVVSYDLDLRMLEQCAAVCRGWYLCARDPELWRRACSKFWPSNVNDLVPYDGNWRQMFIERPNVLTIGCYICKITYVRRGEESFRDNTNGPSFQVVYYRYLRFFSDGRVLMVLSYNPPYKIVRKLQTREKAPFNVSPGHYRLSGTQLFLTLDSEDKERDREFNKKYGWEDNTERKTTYNMVLEISKYKSKQNWKLQCIDYEIVYQSRVNKVKVTKYDLTNNRFPPFIFSRVKCYSNESERVL; translated from the exons ATGGACACGATGGCGACAACGTCTTCCGAG GACGACGCCAAAGTGTTGTTCCGCAAGGGAGTCGACTATGAACGTGAGGGTTTTCACTACGAGGCGACGCGTTGTTACAAGCGAGCGCTGAAGTTAGACCCTGATGTTGAGAAAAAAATTGCCGATGAAGAATTAGTTTCACGCTCTATGGATACAACTG atgaaaataatgttagtaatgacaaaagCGAAGACGAATATGATAACAAAGAAGACCTTTTCTTGAGATTTCAGAGAATATTGGGACCTCTAATTTGCTTTCCAGCACGTCCACAGCTA ACCACTCATTTTTCAGCTCTTCCCCCTGAGCtcgttatatacatatttaggtGGGTTGTATCTTATGATCTCGATCTACGTATGTTAGAACAGTGTGCAGCTGTCTGTCGTGGTTGGTACTTGTGTGCCAGAGATCCTGAGTTGTGGCGTCGAGCATGCTCCAA ATTTTGGCCTTCAAATGTCAACGACTTAGTCCCGTATGATGGAAATTGGCGACAAATGTTCATAGAACGACCCAATGTATTAACAATTGGTTGTTACATATGTAAAATAACTTATGTACGAAGAGGTGAAGAATCTTTCAGAGACAACACTAATGGACCTTCTTTTCAAGTTGTTTATTACAGATACTTAag GTTTTTTTCCGATGGCCGTGTTTTGATGGTGCTATCTTACAATCCTCCTTATAAAATAGTAAGAAAGTTACAGACGCGAGAGAAGGCACCTTTCAATGTGTCCCCTGGACACTATAGATTGTCTggtacacaattatttttgactCTTGACAGCGAAGATAAGGAACGTGATCGagaatttaacaaaaaatatggcTGGGAAGACAACACTGAAAGGAAGACTACTTATAACATG gttttagaaatttcaaaatacaaatcCAAACAGAACTGGAAATTGCAATGTATAGACTATGAAATTGTTTATCAAAGTCGAGTTAACAAAGTAAAGGTTACCAAATACGATTTAACTAATAATCGTTTTCCACCATTTATATTTTCACGCGTAAAATGCTACTCAAATGAATCTGAACgtgtactataa
- the LOC132949055 gene encoding F-box only protein 9 isoform X1 gives MDTMATTSSEDDAKVLFRKGVDYEREGFHYEATRCYKRALKLDPDVEKKIADEELVSRSMDTTADENNVSNDKSEDEYDNKEDLFLRFQRILGPLICFPARPQLTTHFSALPPELVIYIFRWVVSYDLDLRMLEQCAAVCRGWYLCARDPELWRRACSKFWPSNVNDLVPYDGNWRQMFIERPNVLTIGCYICKITYVRRGEESFRDNTNGPSFQVVYYRYLRFFSDGRVLMVLSYNPPYKIVRKLQTREKAPFNVSPGHYRLSGTQLFLTLDSEDKERDREFNKKYGWEDNTERKTTYNMVLEISKYKSKQNWKLQCIDYEIVYQSRVNKVKVTKYDLTNNRFPPFIFSRVKCYSNESERVL, from the exons ATGGACACGATGGCGACAACGTCTTCCGAG GACGACGCCAAAGTGTTGTTCCGCAAGGGAGTCGACTATGAACGTGAGGGTTTTCACTACGAGGCGACGCGTTGTTACAAGCGAGCGCTGAAGTTAGACCCTGATGTTGAGAAAAAAATTGCCGATGAAGAATTAGTTTCACGCTCTATGGATACAACTG cagatgaaaataatgttagtaatgacaaaagCGAAGACGAATATGATAACAAAGAAGACCTTTTCTTGAGATTTCAGAGAATATTGGGACCTCTAATTTGCTTTCCAGCACGTCCACAGCTA ACCACTCATTTTTCAGCTCTTCCCCCTGAGCtcgttatatacatatttaggtGGGTTGTATCTTATGATCTCGATCTACGTATGTTAGAACAGTGTGCAGCTGTCTGTCGTGGTTGGTACTTGTGTGCCAGAGATCCTGAGTTGTGGCGTCGAGCATGCTCCAA ATTTTGGCCTTCAAATGTCAACGACTTAGTCCCGTATGATGGAAATTGGCGACAAATGTTCATAGAACGACCCAATGTATTAACAATTGGTTGTTACATATGTAAAATAACTTATGTACGAAGAGGTGAAGAATCTTTCAGAGACAACACTAATGGACCTTCTTTTCAAGTTGTTTATTACAGATACTTAag GTTTTTTTCCGATGGCCGTGTTTTGATGGTGCTATCTTACAATCCTCCTTATAAAATAGTAAGAAAGTTACAGACGCGAGAGAAGGCACCTTTCAATGTGTCCCCTGGACACTATAGATTGTCTggtacacaattatttttgactCTTGACAGCGAAGATAAGGAACGTGATCGagaatttaacaaaaaatatggcTGGGAAGACAACACTGAAAGGAAGACTACTTATAACATG gttttagaaatttcaaaatacaaatcCAAACAGAACTGGAAATTGCAATGTATAGACTATGAAATTGTTTATCAAAGTCGAGTTAACAAAGTAAAGGTTACCAAATACGATTTAACTAATAATCGTTTTCCACCATTTATATTTTCACGCGTAAAATGCTACTCAAATGAATCTGAACgtgtactataa